One Paenibacillus sp. FSL W8-0186 genomic window carries:
- a CDS encoding FMN-dependent NADH-azoreductase has product MNVLVVKANNRPASEGVSSRMYETFMEAIKGQENLNVTTYDVFEEDMPYFGQDLFNAFGKMQNGGELTDVESRILAAKQKAMDALSAADVVVFAFPLWNLTIPAKLQTFIDYVYAAGFAFKYNEEGQLVSLMTDKKAIFLSARGGIYSTPETAPMEMAVNYMRSVFGGVFGMQIIDEVVIEGHNAMPAKANEIIEDGLRRVAEAASKLALQHA; this is encoded by the coding sequence ATGAATGTACTAGTTGTTAAAGCCAATAACCGTCCTGCTTCTGAGGGCGTGTCCAGTAGAATGTACGAAACGTTTATGGAGGCAATCAAAGGCCAAGAGAACCTGAACGTAACTACGTATGACGTATTCGAAGAGGATATGCCTTACTTCGGCCAGGATCTGTTCAACGCCTTCGGCAAAATGCAAAACGGCGGCGAATTGACGGATGTTGAGAGCCGTATTTTGGCAGCTAAACAAAAAGCAATGGACGCATTAAGCGCTGCAGACGTCGTTGTATTCGCGTTCCCGCTGTGGAACCTGACCATCCCGGCGAAATTGCAAACCTTCATCGATTACGTCTATGCTGCGGGATTTGCATTTAAATATAATGAGGAAGGTCAACTGGTTTCGTTGATGACGGACAAGAAGGCGATCTTCCTGAGTGCGCGCGGCGGCATCTACTCGACGCCAGAAACAGCGCCGATGGAAATGGCCGTGAATTATATGCGCAGCGTATTCGGCGGCGTGTTCGGCATGCAAATCATCGATGAAGTTGTCATCGAAGGGCATAACGCAATGCCGGCCAAAGCGAACGAGATCATCGAAGACGGCTTGCGCCGCGTAGCGGAAGCTGCTTCCAAACTGGCTCTTCAACACGCGTAA
- a CDS encoding SDR family oxidoreductase: MDRLKDKIAIITGGASGMGAAMAKLFADEGATVIAADINEENLAKIAETNHVEGMKLDVSSDQNWAELTKAVMDKYGRIDILINNAGISSEKTPEQITEADWSLMHKINSFGPFLGIKHAAKYMKEARKGSIVNTSSYTAIIGSGFNHYSASKGSLRAIARAAAADLGQFNIRVNTVFPGVIETPMTAKLTEYREAMDMLVRATPMQRLGQPEEVANAILFLASDEASYITGGELVIDGGYSAR, from the coding sequence ATGGATCGCTTGAAGGACAAAATCGCAATCATTACCGGCGGGGCATCAGGCATGGGGGCTGCCATGGCCAAACTGTTCGCGGACGAAGGCGCAACCGTCATTGCCGCCGATATCAATGAGGAGAATCTGGCCAAGATCGCCGAAACCAATCACGTCGAGGGCATGAAGCTGGATGTATCCTCCGACCAAAATTGGGCTGAACTGACGAAGGCGGTTATGGATAAATATGGACGCATCGATATTTTGATCAATAATGCAGGGATTTCCTCTGAAAAAACACCCGAGCAAATTACCGAAGCCGACTGGAGTCTAATGCACAAAATCAACTCTTTCGGCCCATTTCTAGGCATTAAGCATGCTGCGAAATATATGAAGGAAGCGCGCAAAGGCTCGATCGTCAACACTTCCTCCTATACGGCAATTATTGGCTCCGGCTTTAACCATTATTCTGCGTCCAAAGGCTCCTTGCGCGCTATTGCACGTGCGGCCGCGGCGGACCTGGGCCAATTCAATATCCGCGTAAATACGGTATTTCCCGGCGTTATTGAAACGCCGATGACGGCAAAGCTGACGGAGTACAGAGAAGCGATGGACATGCTCGTTCGTGCGACGCCCATGCAGCGTCTGGGACAACCCGAGGAAGTGGCCAATGCCATTTTGTTCCTGGCTTCGGACGAAGCATCTTACATTACGGGCGGCGAGCTCGTGATCGACGGCGGATACTCCGCCCGGTAA
- a CDS encoding dockerin, producing MSIRRKWILGFLSAALTLSLAGTVAALATPQRQTNAVSQTAIAASLSDMPEALRPSIEWVYNNRMLKENSVGRKNLIFDQIFAGKGTINYVVRWQSPKNLTLQQRQDIERMLGRQLNNWTKHLKGYDGWPYGDIPVKVVGWAVANPAQILNKQPHEIVYTQTIVDELSRTDPRIPSALPVAPSALSRFEHFNDRNYVYPGGLDKRFDMYLWATANFGGGAGGDWGQRMSDEYILSTVNNYEVHIMEHEIGHGFGLPDFYGAQDRPPGGFPLPTIMWAGNSTTITDWDAWLLRYTWSQLKKDAQRFQP from the coding sequence ATGTCTATACGGCGTAAATGGATATTAGGTTTTCTGTCTGCCGCATTAACTCTTTCTTTAGCTGGAACAGTTGCTGCACTGGCCACGCCTCAGCGCCAGACAAACGCGGTAAGCCAGACGGCTATTGCTGCCTCGCTGTCCGACATGCCAGAGGCACTAAGGCCTTCTATTGAATGGGTCTATAATAACCGAATGCTGAAAGAGAATTCTGTAGGCCGCAAAAATCTCATTTTTGATCAAATCTTTGCCGGTAAGGGAACGATCAATTATGTGGTCCGCTGGCAGTCGCCCAAAAATCTGACGCTGCAGCAGCGTCAGGATATCGAACGAATGCTGGGGCGCCAGTTGAATAACTGGACCAAACATCTCAAGGGGTATGACGGATGGCCTTACGGGGATATCCCGGTCAAAGTTGTGGGCTGGGCCGTTGCGAATCCCGCGCAAATTTTAAACAAACAGCCACATGAAATCGTGTACACGCAAACGATTGTTGATGAGCTTAGCAGAACCGATCCGCGGATTCCATCGGCACTGCCTGTCGCTCCAAGCGCGCTGTCCCGGTTCGAACATTTCAACGATCGGAACTATGTCTATCCTGGAGGGTTGGACAAGCGGTTTGACATGTATCTATGGGCCACGGCCAATTTTGGCGGTGGTGCTGGAGGCGATTGGGGCCAGCGCATGTCGGATGAGTATATTTTAAGCACGGTGAACAACTATGAAGTCCATATTATGGAGCATGAGATCGGCCATGGATTCGGACTGCCTGACTTCTATGGAGCCCAGGATCGCCCGCCCGGAGGGTTTCCGCTGCCGACCATTATGTGGGCGGGGAACTCAACGACGATTACGGATTGGGATGCCTGGCTGCTTCGCTATACCTGGAGCCAGCTCAAAAAGGATGCGCAGCGTTTCCAGCCATAA
- a CDS encoding MFS transporter — MGLMLKNRGAVLILMLNIFLVFMGIGLIIPIMPKFMNSLGISGSTVGLLVATFSLTQFLFSPLAGRLADSYGRKRMIVIGMIVFAFSEVLFGLASAPVLLYISRMLGGISAAMIMPAVMAYVADITTQDERAAGMGYINAAITTGFIIGPGIGGYIAEFGIRVPFYAAGVAGLIAGCISLFVLRESLTMQKASSESPASSDKESSFLTQLLHSYREPFFLSLIIVFVMSFGLANFETVFGLFVDHKFGFEPGDIAFIITFGSIAGAVVQATAFSWILNRFGEKNVISVCLLFAGIFILMTLFVHKFWMIFAVTFIVFLAIDILRPAIGTQMSKLAADRQGYVAGLNSAYTSLGNIAGPILAGYLFDININYPYTLACIVLLLCFGLSLRAGKRMSVQPPERRSTTT; from the coding sequence ATGGGGTTAATGTTGAAAAATCGGGGTGCGGTACTGATCCTGATGTTGAATATTTTTCTAGTTTTTATGGGAATTGGGCTGATCATCCCGATCATGCCTAAATTTATGAATAGTTTGGGGATTAGCGGGAGTACGGTCGGCCTGCTGGTGGCTACCTTCTCACTGACACAGTTTCTATTTTCGCCTCTGGCAGGCCGCTTGGCCGACTCTTACGGAAGAAAGCGGATGATTGTCATCGGCATGATCGTATTTGCTTTTTCCGAGGTGCTGTTCGGATTGGCGAGTGCTCCCGTGCTGCTGTATATTTCAAGGATGCTTGGCGGTATTAGCGCCGCGATGATTATGCCGGCCGTGATGGCTTATGTCGCTGACATTACGACACAGGATGAGCGTGCAGCTGGGATGGGCTACATTAATGCGGCCATTACGACAGGATTTATTATCGGGCCTGGAATCGGAGGGTATATCGCCGAGTTCGGGATCCGCGTCCCGTTTTATGCCGCAGGAGTTGCGGGGCTTATAGCAGGTTGTATTTCTTTGTTTGTCCTTCGGGAGTCTCTAACTATGCAAAAGGCGTCTTCCGAATCCCCTGCATCATCGGATAAAGAGAGCAGCTTTTTAACTCAATTGCTTCATTCTTATCGCGAGCCCTTTTTCTTAAGCTTGATCATCGTTTTTGTCATGTCTTTTGGGCTTGCCAATTTCGAAACGGTCTTCGGACTGTTTGTCGATCATAAATTCGGTTTTGAACCCGGAGATATTGCCTTTATCATTACATTTGGCTCCATCGCTGGCGCTGTAGTTCAAGCTACGGCCTTCAGTTGGATTTTGAATCGCTTTGGCGAGAAAAACGTCATTTCGGTATGCCTTCTGTTTGCGGGAATTTTCATTCTTATGACGCTTTTTGTGCACAAGTTTTGGATGATTTTTGCCGTTACCTTTATCGTCTTTCTGGCGATTGATATTTTGCGTCCAGCCATCGGTACCCAAATGTCGAAGCTCGCTGCCGATCGGCAAGGTTACGTCGCAGGGCTTAATTCGGCATATACGAGTCTCGGCAATATTGCCGGGCCGATCCTCGCGGGATATTTGTTCGATATAAATATCAATTATCCTTATACTCTCGCATGCATCGTTCTGCTGCTTTGCTTTGGGCTATCGCTAAGAGCGGGCAAACGTATGAGTGTGCAGCCTCCCGAGCGTCGTTCAACTACGACTTAG
- a CDS encoding TetR/AcrR family transcriptional regulator, with product MNKKKRQSEQTKKKMADAARALFVQKGYKATSIEDIVKATGCSAGNIYYHFKNKEGLFLYLIDEWNLEWEETWLAKEPLYLTTIDKLHGMAEHLALDQLNHPLTRAADEFYNNSEKASDVEERINEIVKGYLIFNQQLLQKGIDNGEFKNTNVEGLAIILDSLLLGLSQHARNMDRQETLEAYQLAMDVFLHGIAKPSK from the coding sequence ATGAATAAAAAGAAGCGGCAAAGCGAACAAACCAAGAAGAAGATGGCCGATGCCGCTAGAGCTTTGTTCGTGCAGAAGGGGTACAAGGCTACATCGATCGAAGATATTGTGAAGGCTACCGGCTGCAGCGCGGGCAACATTTATTATCATTTCAAGAACAAGGAAGGCTTGTTTCTATATTTGATTGATGAATGGAACCTCGAGTGGGAGGAGACATGGCTAGCGAAGGAGCCGCTCTACCTAACCACGATCGATAAATTGCACGGCATGGCTGAGCATTTAGCGCTCGATCAATTAAACCATCCACTGACCAGAGCCGCTGATGAATTTTATAACAATTCGGAGAAAGCTTCGGACGTGGAAGAGCGGATTAATGAAATTGTCAAAGGCTATCTCATATTTAATCAGCAATTGCTGCAGAAAGGGATCGATAACGGCGAATTTAAAAATACAAATGTAGAGGGGTTAGCCATCATCCTGGACAGTCTACTGCTTGGCTTAAGCCAGCATGCGCGAAACATGGACCGGCAGGAGACGCTTGAGGCTTACCAATTGGCTATGGATGTGTTTCTGCATGGAATCGCCAAGCCCTCAAAATAG
- a CDS encoding carbohydrate binding domain-containing protein, whose protein sequence is MKRFIAQGLVLCMLFSSFMTAGYASPMKEDSKESDIKGHWAEAMLGKWTSLGVLSGYPDGKLHPNQPMSRAEFSMLLQRVFGISGTDQPAFKDVPADAWYASSLAAAAHAGFIKGYEDGTFKPNNSISRAEAAVMMSRAFQLSETERGTGTDVMGIFSDKSEIRPYSLSAVKELVMAGAIQGYPDGSFRPDRWVTRGEAVVMLDRLAGTLYNKAVTDERKETLANAVVNSKAVMLRNKEITGNLYLTQGIGNGDVTIENTKVAGVTFINGGGQNSIHIKNTGLAKVVLYNQDHPIRVIVEDDSVIQQLILRSPAVLHVDDGAAIQQLMLQKGSSGTVISGKGEISRVKSEAAGIMVNGKELEQGKEYIWPSEREALISADEKGVPAGNTGKETGGLTPSPGYSSPGTGSDSGSRPPDSWSPVIAQGSLPGTTKVTATVSAGNRLAVLVSNKGISSMQAGEALHKSSLLIDPYESGTDISGVDSSINKYLGVYEVDQNGKIVRFRQIVLTEANIKPEAWNMVWNDEFAGTHIDTSKWNHVRGGGGYGNNELQNYTDRAKNARIENGHLVIEAHKEDYQGNAYTSAKLTTEGKGDWTYGRFEIRAQMPQGKGIWPAIWMMPTDQNLYSGWPASGEIDIMELLGHEPNKIYGTLHYGLPHEQSQGSYTLPEGATFADDFHTFAVEWEPGEFRFYVDGVLYSKQNNWFSQNPQEGGEYTYPAPFDRDFFLQLNLAVGGDWPGSPDSTTEFPQKMLVDYVRVYERDGQAYRQPVMPAAKNVVIREPGEDGNYVENGTFEDELNHWVFQPFAPPADLFGGRGSVAVDQGAVKTTIDQEGDVNYAIQLIQAGLPLIKGSTYQLSFDAWSSGDRTMIASLSGPDRSYTRYMDDKTVALTADRQNYTYTFTMNSDTDSNARLEFNMGDAGTLPVWIDEVRLVKTADPDPNMPRDALPSGNLIYNGTFDQGKDRLGFWKIDGPGSADANYYVGSAITDRKLYVKPRTAGQPDALVLRQDRLNLIEGKMYILSFSARAENNVSISARIGNEDKPSLYGEQVFTIGTEPQTYSWIFTMGPVHSSSQLEFGLGALTHRLELDNVSLKEMSPPVVVNGSKRIEAENYSDMKGVQKGEDGLSVGWIDPGDWMQYIIDVKKAGEYKIAYYVASGYEGGGSLTLLAKQGSVYTHTLPVGEIQETDADFKYTWNVANTGDWGIFKLMEQTIELNEGIQTLQIYAPHVNIDYFTLTDANQRSYTGNLIRNGTFDADVSEWQTYQSDNKSDKLSIIAKDGVMQIQLPELMPENWNQQVYQEGLTLEQGRIYSVTFDVYSTVDRPIQLGVGVVDPSNNYAYTDFLDGSKPTIWLTQVKQQQQFSFVMNHPTETNAKLEFDLGQLTIGGNVYDKAGVIFLDNIRLSSSLIQNGLFGEGTDHWSAYWGDEWNGHSSGSLTQSGGEMVIQIGSAGSQNWNPQISQEGIRLEEGKTYQISLDARASVPRKINIGLGKKLSEDPWHVGYFGTDLSLTTDMQRYTFTFTMKGTTEDHARIDMNVGELEGLGSNTEVILDNIVLVEVD, encoded by the coding sequence GTGAAACGGTTCATTGCACAAGGTCTAGTCCTGTGTATGTTGTTCAGCAGTTTCATGACTGCGGGTTATGCCAGTCCGATGAAAGAGGACTCCAAGGAAAGTGACATAAAGGGCCATTGGGCCGAAGCTATGCTCGGGAAGTGGACCTCTTTGGGAGTTTTGTCGGGATATCCCGATGGGAAGCTCCATCCGAATCAGCCTATGTCCAGAGCTGAGTTCAGTATGCTGCTGCAGCGGGTGTTTGGTATTAGCGGAACGGACCAGCCCGCATTTAAGGATGTGCCGGCGGACGCTTGGTATGCTTCTTCCCTGGCAGCAGCTGCTCATGCCGGATTTATTAAGGGGTACGAAGACGGAACGTTTAAACCTAACAACTCGATTTCGAGAGCCGAAGCAGCTGTGATGATGTCCAGAGCATTTCAGCTGTCTGAAACCGAGCGGGGAACGGGCACGGATGTGATGGGTATTTTTTCGGACAAATCAGAAATTCGCCCTTATTCCTTGTCTGCTGTAAAAGAACTGGTTATGGCGGGGGCCATCCAAGGATATCCGGACGGTTCCTTCCGGCCTGATCGATGGGTTACCCGCGGTGAGGCGGTTGTCATGCTGGATCGGCTTGCCGGGACACTGTACAACAAGGCTGTCACCGATGAACGGAAGGAAACCCTGGCAAATGCTGTAGTCAATTCGAAAGCTGTAATGCTCCGGAACAAAGAGATTACGGGAAATCTGTATCTAACCCAGGGAATCGGCAACGGGGACGTTACGATAGAAAACACGAAGGTCGCCGGCGTAACCTTCATAAACGGCGGTGGGCAGAACAGCATCCATATCAAAAACACGGGATTAGCAAAGGTGGTGCTGTATAATCAGGATCACCCTATCCGCGTAATCGTTGAAGATGATTCCGTCATTCAACAGCTGATATTGCGCAGTCCGGCTGTGCTTCACGTAGATGATGGAGCTGCGATTCAGCAATTGATGCTTCAGAAAGGTTCTAGCGGAACAGTAATTAGTGGAAAAGGTGAAATCTCCCGCGTAAAATCTGAAGCGGCAGGAATCATGGTAAACGGCAAAGAGCTGGAGCAAGGGAAAGAGTACATTTGGCCGTCTGAGAGAGAAGCGTTGATATCTGCTGACGAGAAGGGCGTTCCAGCAGGGAATACGGGGAAAGAGACTGGCGGGTTGACTCCATCTCCGGGGTATAGCAGCCCTGGCACGGGCAGCGACTCGGGATCCCGTCCGCCTGACTCCTGGTCACCTGTGATTGCCCAAGGAAGCTTACCTGGTACAACAAAGGTAACTGCCACAGTCTCTGCAGGGAACCGGCTGGCTGTCCTGGTATCCAACAAAGGGATTTCCTCTATGCAGGCCGGGGAAGCATTGCATAAGAGCAGTTTATTGATAGATCCCTATGAATCAGGAACCGATATCTCTGGGGTTGACTCAAGCATTAACAAGTATCTTGGAGTTTATGAAGTTGATCAGAACGGAAAGATTGTCCGTTTCCGGCAGATTGTCTTGACGGAAGCAAATATTAAGCCTGAAGCATGGAATATGGTTTGGAATGATGAATTCGCAGGAACCCATATCGACACCAGTAAATGGAACCATGTGCGAGGCGGTGGCGGTTACGGGAATAATGAGCTTCAAAACTATACGGATCGCGCAAAGAACGCTCGCATTGAGAACGGGCATTTAGTTATTGAAGCCCATAAGGAAGATTATCAAGGCAATGCATACACTTCCGCGAAGCTGACGACCGAAGGCAAGGGAGATTGGACTTACGGCAGATTTGAGATTCGTGCCCAAATGCCGCAAGGCAAAGGAATATGGCCAGCGATCTGGATGATGCCTACGGATCAGAATTTGTATTCCGGTTGGCCGGCTAGCGGAGAAATCGATATCATGGAGCTTCTGGGCCATGAGCCGAATAAAATATATGGCACTCTTCACTATGGACTGCCTCATGAGCAATCGCAGGGCAGTTACACTCTGCCTGAAGGTGCCACGTTTGCCGACGATTTTCATACCTTTGCGGTAGAATGGGAGCCCGGAGAGTTCCGTTTTTACGTGGACGGCGTGTTGTATTCCAAGCAGAACAACTGGTTCAGTCAAAATCCGCAGGAAGGTGGAGAATACACCTATCCCGCACCTTTTGACAGGGACTTCTTCCTGCAGTTGAATCTGGCTGTTGGCGGCGATTGGCCAGGGAGTCCGGACTCAACTACGGAATTTCCGCAAAAGATGCTCGTAGACTATGTCCGTGTCTATGAAAGGGATGGGCAGGCATATCGCCAGCCGGTTATGCCTGCAGCAAAGAACGTAGTCATAAGAGAGCCGGGTGAAGATGGGAATTATGTGGAGAACGGAACGTTTGAAGATGAATTGAACCATTGGGTGTTTCAACCGTTCGCCCCACCTGCTGATCTGTTCGGCGGTAGAGGATCTGTGGCGGTGGATCAAGGAGCAGTGAAAACAACCATAGATCAGGAAGGGGACGTCAATTACGCCATCCAACTGATTCAAGCCGGTTTGCCATTGATTAAAGGATCGACCTACCAGTTGTCCTTTGATGCATGGTCGTCAGGAGACAGAACGATGATAGCGTCATTGTCGGGTCCTGACCGGAGCTACACCCGCTATATGGATGACAAAACGGTTGCGCTTACCGCGGATCGGCAAAACTACACCTATACCTTTACCATGAATTCGGATACGGACTCCAATGCCAGACTAGAGTTTAATATGGGGGACGCAGGCACCCTGCCGGTATGGATTGATGAGGTGCGTCTTGTTAAAACTGCTGATCCCGATCCAAATATGCCTCGTGATGCATTACCGAGCGGAAACTTGATTTATAACGGCACTTTTGATCAAGGCAAGGATCGCCTCGGCTTTTGGAAGATCGATGGACCGGGCAGCGCGGATGCGAATTATTATGTCGGAAGCGCGATAACTGACCGCAAGCTGTACGTAAAGCCAAGAACTGCCGGACAGCCTGATGCGCTTGTTCTTCGTCAGGATCGGTTAAACCTCATAGAAGGAAAGATGTACATTCTGTCATTTAGCGCTAGAGCGGAAAATAACGTATCCATTTCGGCACGGATAGGCAATGAAGATAAGCCGAGTCTTTATGGAGAGCAAGTGTTTACCATAGGAACAGAACCGCAAACTTATTCATGGATTTTTACAATGGGCCCGGTGCACAGCTCAAGCCAGCTTGAGTTCGGGTTGGGTGCTTTGACGCATCGCCTTGAGCTGGATAACGTGAGTTTGAAGGAAATGAGTCCGCCTGTGGTGGTCAACGGTTCGAAGCGGATTGAAGCGGAGAATTATTCTGATATGAAAGGCGTACAAAAGGGAGAAGACGGATTAAGCGTTGGCTGGATCGATCCGGGCGACTGGATGCAGTACATCATCGATGTCAAGAAGGCTGGCGAATACAAGATTGCTTACTACGTTGCGTCGGGATATGAGGGCGGCGGATCCTTGACCTTGCTGGCCAAGCAGGGCAGCGTATATACGCACACATTGCCCGTAGGCGAGATCCAGGAGACTGATGCGGATTTCAAATATACGTGGAACGTAGCGAATACGGGAGATTGGGGAATCTTCAAACTGATGGAGCAGACCATTGAGCTGAATGAAGGAATCCAGACTTTGCAAATCTATGCTCCTCATGTGAATATTGACTATTTTACGCTGACGGATGCCAATCAGCGGAGTTACACTGGAAATCTAATTCGCAACGGGACATTTGATGCTGATGTCAGTGAGTGGCAGACCTACCAGTCGGACAATAAGTCCGATAAGCTCTCTATTATTGCAAAAGATGGGGTCATGCAAATTCAACTCCCTGAATTAATGCCCGAAAATTGGAATCAGCAGGTCTATCAAGAAGGTCTCACGTTGGAGCAGGGGAGAATCTACTCGGTAACCTTTGATGTCTATTCCACGGTAGATCGGCCGATTCAATTGGGTGTAGGCGTTGTGGATCCAAGCAATAACTATGCGTATACGGATTTCCTTGACGGCAGCAAGCCTACGATTTGGCTAACTCAGGTGAAGCAGCAGCAGCAATTTTCCTTCGTGATGAACCATCCGACGGAAACCAATGCCAAGCTGGAATTTGATTTGGGCCAGCTAACGATTGGAGGGAACGTATACGATAAGGCGGGAGTTATTTTTCTGGATAATATTCGGCTTAGCAGCAGTCTGATTCAGAACGGACTGTTCGGCGAAGGAACGGATCATTGGTCGGCCTATTGGGGGGATGAGTGGAACGGGCATTCTTCCGGAAGCTTAACCCAGAGTGGCGGAGAAATGGTGATCCAAATCGGTTCGGCAGGAAGCCAAAATTGGAATCCTCAAATCAGCCAGGAGGGAATCCGGCTCGAAGAAGGTAAAACCTATCAAATTTCCTTGGATGCCCGTGCGAGCGTTCCGAGAAAAATAAATATCGGTCTTGGAAAAAAGCTAAGCGAAGATCCTTGGCATGTCGGCTATTTCGGAACGGATTTGTCACTGACCACGGATATGCAGAGATACACATTTACATTTACAATGAAGGGTACGACAGAGGATCATGCCAGAATCGATATGAATGTGGGCGAGCTTGAGGGTTTGGGTTCCAATACGGAGGTCATTTTAGACAATATCGTGCTGGTTGAAGTAGACTAA
- a CDS encoding extracellular solute-binding protein, whose amino-acid sequence MKKIWFVPAILLILIAMYELYQHGQWTQSDVPSESRNQPEILTTVFSLRPSLSFKNGENIEDNVHTRSVREKLGIDLQYLWTTPDSTFSTKLKLHLLNKQEMPDIIPVRTDVVHQMIDSGQFMAVDDLFEQHASPVWKKAMNENPSVWYPYERQGEHYAIPILDYDYNSDPMMWIREDWLEKVGLSPPTTLQELEKVLEAFTHQDPDGNGKDDTYGLAVSLGNTISTWMADISWVFGMYGCLPEQWNFCEAQNQLEFGSIQTSAKQGLIKLREWREAGYFPNEALWQDEESAARLFSQEKAGIVIGPHWMRFWPLNVLTEKNPQAKFIAIPLPKGPDGKSYHRASQPRNGAVLINKNIRNPQAFFRYMNDLYETQGLGEGEFAYGMAKDYDYTMVNGKYSMDRSLIPGGYVDVTAYTLTYDGARIPSHWTRMVSDTEKPVLAQLFSSRLPNEYQGPPTPTMLEIGDQLQQTQHETFLQIIYGKKNIDYFDDFVANWKANGGEQMTREVNEWYQSIQGTSK is encoded by the coding sequence ATGAAAAAAATATGGTTCGTACCAGCAATACTCCTCATTCTGATAGCGATGTACGAACTCTATCAACACGGCCAGTGGACGCAATCCGACGTACCGTCTGAGAGCCGAAACCAACCGGAAATATTGACAACCGTATTTAGTTTGCGGCCGTCCCTTAGCTTCAAGAATGGCGAAAACATTGAAGATAACGTTCATACCCGATCGGTACGCGAGAAATTAGGCATTGATCTTCAATATTTATGGACAACCCCAGACAGTACATTCTCAACCAAATTGAAGCTGCATCTGCTGAATAAACAAGAGATGCCCGATATTATTCCGGTTAGAACCGATGTCGTTCATCAGATGATTGATTCCGGCCAATTTATGGCCGTAGATGATTTGTTCGAGCAACACGCGTCTCCCGTCTGGAAAAAGGCGATGAATGAGAACCCTTCCGTCTGGTATCCTTACGAACGGCAAGGAGAGCATTATGCCATTCCGATCCTGGATTATGACTACAATTCCGATCCCATGATGTGGATTCGGGAGGATTGGCTTGAAAAGGTCGGGTTGTCCCCTCCTACCACCCTGCAGGAGCTGGAAAAGGTGCTTGAGGCATTTACTCACCAAGATCCCGACGGCAACGGGAAGGATGACACCTACGGCCTGGCCGTTAGTCTGGGTAACACCATCAGCACTTGGATGGCTGACATCAGCTGGGTATTCGGCATGTACGGCTGCCTGCCGGAACAATGGAATTTCTGCGAAGCTCAGAATCAGTTGGAGTTCGGGTCGATCCAAACTTCAGCCAAGCAAGGTTTGATCAAACTTAGAGAATGGAGAGAGGCAGGGTACTTTCCGAATGAAGCGTTATGGCAGGATGAAGAGTCGGCCGCCCGATTATTTTCCCAAGAAAAAGCAGGCATCGTTATCGGCCCCCATTGGATGCGGTTCTGGCCGCTTAACGTACTCACGGAAAAAAATCCCCAAGCTAAATTCATCGCCATTCCCCTGCCAAAAGGGCCTGACGGTAAATCGTATCATCGCGCTTCCCAACCTAGAAACGGAGCTGTACTCATCAACAAAAACATCAGGAATCCACAAGCCTTTTTCCGTTACATGAACGACCTGTACGAAACGCAAGGATTAGGCGAAGGAGAATTCGCGTACGGCATGGCAAAAGACTATGACTATACGATGGTAAATGGCAAGTATTCCATGGATCGAAGCCTCATCCCCGGCGGTTATGTCGATGTCACGGCCTATACCCTCACCTATGACGGCGCACGAATTCCGTCCCATTGGACAAGAATGGTGTCCGACACCGAGAAACCGGTTCTCGCCCAATTATTTTCCAGCCGGTTACCCAACGAGTATCAAGGCCCGCCGACACCAACCATGCTGGAGATAGGCGACCAGCTTCAACAAACACAGCATGAGACGTTTTTACAAATCATTTACGGTAAAAAAAATATAGACTACTTCGATGATTTTGTGGCGAATTGGAAGGCAAACGGCGGAGAACAAATGACCAGAGAAGTGAACGAATGGTATCAGTCCATTCAAGGAACAAGTAAATAA